A window from Pongo abelii isolate AG06213 chromosome 6, NHGRI_mPonAbe1-v2.0_pri, whole genome shotgun sequence encodes these proteins:
- the TRIM50 gene encoding E3 ubiquitin-protein ligase TRIM50 isoform X1 produces MWMAWQVSLPELEDRLQCPICLEVFKEPLMLQCGHSYCKGCLVSLSCHLDAELRCPVCREAVDGSSSPPNVSLARVIEALRLPGDPEPKVCVHHRNPLSLFCEKDQELICGLCGLLGSHQHHPVTPVSTVYSRMKEELAALISELKQEQKKVNELIAKLVNNRTRIVNESDVFSWVIRREFQELHHLVDEEKARCLEGIGGHTRGLVASLDMQLEQAQGTRERLAQAECVLEQFGNEGHHEFIRKFHSMASRAELPQARPLEGAFSPISFKPGLHQADIKLTVWKRLFRKVLPAPEPLKLDPATAHPLLELSKGNTVVQCGLLAQRRASQPERFDYSTCVLASRGFSCGRHYWEVVVGSKSDWRLGVIKGTASRKGKLNRSPEHGVWLIGLKEGRVYEAFACPRVPLPVAGHPHRIGLYLHYEQGELTFFDADRPDDLRPLYTFQADFQGKLYPILDTCWHERGSNSLPMVLPPPSGPGPLSPEQPTKL; encoded by the exons ATGTGGATGGCTTGGCAGGTGAGCCTGCCGGAGCTGGAGGACCGGCTTCAGTGTCCCATCTGCCTGGAGGTCTTCAAGGAGCCCCTGATGCTGCAGTGCGGCCACTCTTACTGCAAGGGCTGCCTGGTTTCCCTGTCCTGCCACTTGGACGCCGAGCTGCGCTGCCCCGTGTGCCGGGAGGCGGTGGACGGCAGCAGCTCCCCGCCCAACGTCTCCCTGGCCCGGGTGATCGAAGCCCTGAGGCTCCCTGGGGACCCGGAGCCCAAGGTCTGCGTGCACCACCGGAACCCGCTCAGCCTCTTCTGCGAGAAGGACCAGGAGCTCATCTGTGGCCTCTGCGGTCTGCTGGGCTCCCACCAACACCACCCGGTCACGCCCGTCTCCACCGTCTACAGCCGCATGAAG GAGGAGCTCGCAGCCCTCATCTCTGAGCTGAAGCAGGAGCAGAAGAAGGTGAATGAGCTCATCGCCAAACTGGTGAACAACCGGACCCGAATCGTT AATGAGTCGGATGTCTTCAGCTGGGTGATCCGCCGCGAGTTCCAGGAGCTGCACCACCTGGTGGACGAGGAGAAGGCCCGCTGCCTGGAGGGGATAGGGGGTCACACCCGTGGCCTGGTGGCCTCCCTGGACATGCAGCTGGAGCAGGCCCAGGGAACCCGGGAGCGGCTGGCCCAAGCCGAGTGTGTGCTGGAACAGTTTGGCAATGAGGGCCACCACGAGTTCATCCGG AAGTTCCACTCCATGGCCTCCAG AGCAGAGCTGCCGCAGGCCCGGCCCTTAGAAGGTGCATTCAGCCCCATCTCCTTCAAGCCAGGCCTCCACCAGGCTGACATCAAGCTGACCGTGTGGAAAAGGCTCTTCCGGAAAGTTCTGCCAG CCCCGGAGCCTCTCAAGCTGGACCCTGCCACTGCCCACCCACTCCTGGAGCTCTCCAAGGGCAACACGGTGGTGCAGTGCGGGCTCCTGGCCCAGCGGCGCGCCAGCCAGCCTGAGCGCTTCGACTATAGCACCTGCGTCCTGGCCAGCCGCGGCTTCTCCTGCGGCCGCCACTactgggaggtggtggtgggcAGCAAGAGCGACTGGCGCCTGGGGGTCATCAAGGGCACAGCCAGCCGTAAGGGCAAGCTGAACAGGTCCCCCGAGCATGGCGTGTGGCTGATCGGCCTGAAGGAGGGCCGGGTGTACGAAGCCTTTGCCTGCCCCCGGGTACCCCTGCCCGTGGCTGGCCACCCCCACCGCATCGGGCTCTACCTGCACTATGAGCAGGGCGAACTCACCTTCTTCGACGCCGACCGCCCCGATGACCTGCggccactctacaccttccaggCCGACTTCCAGGGCAAGCTCTACCCCATCCTGGACACCTGCTGGCACGAGAGGGGCAGCAACTCGCTGCCCATGGTGCTGCCCCCGCCCAGCGGGCCTGGCCCCCTCAGCCCCGAGCAGCCCACCAAGCTGTAG
- the TRIM50 gene encoding E3 ubiquitin-protein ligase TRIM50 isoform X2, which produces MWMAWQVSLPELEDRLQCPICLEVFKEPLMLQCGHSYCKGCLVSLSCHLDAELRCPVCREAVDGSSSPPNVSLARVIEALRLPGDPEPKVCVHHRNPLSLFCEKDQELICGLCGLLGSHQHHPVTPVSTVYSRMKEELAALISELKQEQKKVNELIAKLVNNRTRIVNESDVFSWVIRREFQELHHLVDEEKARCLEGIGGHTRGLVASLDMQLEQAQGTRERLAQAECVLEQFGNEGHHEFIRFHSMASRAELPQARPLEGAFSPISFKPGLHQADIKLTVWKRLFRKVLPAPEPLKLDPATAHPLLELSKGNTVVQCGLLAQRRASQPERFDYSTCVLASRGFSCGRHYWEVVVGSKSDWRLGVIKGTASRKGKLNRSPEHGVWLIGLKEGRVYEAFACPRVPLPVAGHPHRIGLYLHYEQGELTFFDADRPDDLRPLYTFQADFQGKLYPILDTCWHERGSNSLPMVLPPPSGPGPLSPEQPTKL; this is translated from the exons ATGTGGATGGCTTGGCAGGTGAGCCTGCCGGAGCTGGAGGACCGGCTTCAGTGTCCCATCTGCCTGGAGGTCTTCAAGGAGCCCCTGATGCTGCAGTGCGGCCACTCTTACTGCAAGGGCTGCCTGGTTTCCCTGTCCTGCCACTTGGACGCCGAGCTGCGCTGCCCCGTGTGCCGGGAGGCGGTGGACGGCAGCAGCTCCCCGCCCAACGTCTCCCTGGCCCGGGTGATCGAAGCCCTGAGGCTCCCTGGGGACCCGGAGCCCAAGGTCTGCGTGCACCACCGGAACCCGCTCAGCCTCTTCTGCGAGAAGGACCAGGAGCTCATCTGTGGCCTCTGCGGTCTGCTGGGCTCCCACCAACACCACCCGGTCACGCCCGTCTCCACCGTCTACAGCCGCATGAAG GAGGAGCTCGCAGCCCTCATCTCTGAGCTGAAGCAGGAGCAGAAGAAGGTGAATGAGCTCATCGCCAAACTGGTGAACAACCGGACCCGAATCGTT AATGAGTCGGATGTCTTCAGCTGGGTGATCCGCCGCGAGTTCCAGGAGCTGCACCACCTGGTGGACGAGGAGAAGGCCCGCTGCCTGGAGGGGATAGGGGGTCACACCCGTGGCCTGGTGGCCTCCCTGGACATGCAGCTGGAGCAGGCCCAGGGAACCCGGGAGCGGCTGGCCCAAGCCGAGTGTGTGCTGGAACAGTTTGGCAATGAGGGCCACCACGAGTTCATCCGG TTCCACTCCATGGCCTCCAG AGCAGAGCTGCCGCAGGCCCGGCCCTTAGAAGGTGCATTCAGCCCCATCTCCTTCAAGCCAGGCCTCCACCAGGCTGACATCAAGCTGACCGTGTGGAAAAGGCTCTTCCGGAAAGTTCTGCCAG CCCCGGAGCCTCTCAAGCTGGACCCTGCCACTGCCCACCCACTCCTGGAGCTCTCCAAGGGCAACACGGTGGTGCAGTGCGGGCTCCTGGCCCAGCGGCGCGCCAGCCAGCCTGAGCGCTTCGACTATAGCACCTGCGTCCTGGCCAGCCGCGGCTTCTCCTGCGGCCGCCACTactgggaggtggtggtgggcAGCAAGAGCGACTGGCGCCTGGGGGTCATCAAGGGCACAGCCAGCCGTAAGGGCAAGCTGAACAGGTCCCCCGAGCATGGCGTGTGGCTGATCGGCCTGAAGGAGGGCCGGGTGTACGAAGCCTTTGCCTGCCCCCGGGTACCCCTGCCCGTGGCTGGCCACCCCCACCGCATCGGGCTCTACCTGCACTATGAGCAGGGCGAACTCACCTTCTTCGACGCCGACCGCCCCGATGACCTGCggccactctacaccttccaggCCGACTTCCAGGGCAAGCTCTACCCCATCCTGGACACCTGCTGGCACGAGAGGGGCAGCAACTCGCTGCCCATGGTGCTGCCCCCGCCCAGCGGGCCTGGCCCCCTCAGCCCCGAGCAGCCCACCAAGCTGTAG